AATCGAAGCTGGGGCACACCCACCAGAATCGGCACCGACTGGGGCGGGCTAAGAATCCTCGCCCCCGCCGCAAGTTAGACCAAGCGGGCGCCGGCTCCCGAAAATAGGGCCTGCACACTCTGAAAAGGAGGGTGCGGGCCCTTTTCGTATTCGGCAAAATTACGTAAAGGAAACAAACAATGTTTAGGCCGGAGACAGGTCTAAATCGCGGGATTGCGTGATCTAATGAAGGTGGTCTCACGTATTGGCTGTTCAGCGCATTCGGGAAACGGGCTTTGTTTGGGGGCAAGCGAAGGTCACCAATGCGCACAATCAAGGAGTGATCTTTCATGGCGTTTACCGTTTCAACGGCCAAGGTCAGCATTTCGCCGCCCCTGGATGTCAATCCCTATATGGCGGGGTACGGGACCCTCGACGGCGGCCGGGAGGCTACAAGCAGTGCACCCTACGAATCGCTGTGGGTCAGGGCCATCGTGCTGTGGGAAAATGGCTCACCCAATCTGATCATGAGCGTGGACATTCTTGCCCTGCCCCGGTCAATACACCAGCGTGCCCGGGAGCGGATATTGGCGCTGGCGGGATGGTCCAACGGCGACATTCTGATCCAGTCCACGCACACGCACAATGGGCCGGCCGTCGTCGACACCCTCCACCCGTTCATGTGCTACGGGTTGTCGGACTTGTCCATGGTGGAGACCTACAGCCAGCACTTGGAGAACGACCTCGTGGATGCTGCAAGCGAAGCGCTCAACGCATCGCAGACAGCTGTCACGTTGGATTACAAGGTCACAACGGCCAGCATCGCGTACAACAGGGTGGGCCTTCCCTACCTTGAGAACACCGTGCCGGTCATTGTGGCGCGCAAGCCAAACGGGAACGCCGCAGCGGTGATATTCAACTACGCATGCCACCCGGTCGCGGCCGGCATGCGCACACTTTTCGACGGCGATTTTCCCGCCGGAGCCTGTAACTACATCGAAAACACCAACCCCGAATGTTTCGCCTTGTTCCTTCAAGGAGCAGCCGGAGACCAGAACCCCATGGGAGTGCCCAGCTGGGAGTTGAGGGACGAGTACGCCACTAAGCTCGGCGCTGCTGTTGACGTTGCCATGCAGACACCCGGAAGGTCCATCGGCAGCCCCCTCCAGACCAGCTACCAAGAGGTCCAGATCCCCCTGGACATCACTCCCACTGCCGGGAACATGGCAGCTGTCCGCGCCGCCTACGTGTCACGGCTCCCCAACCTGGACGGCAATCCCGCCTGGTACGGACGCCACGCCCAAGTCATGATCGGTCGAATTGACAGCGGCAGTTACGAAACCTCGGTCGCTTGTCCCTTCCAAGTGTGGAAGTTTGGGGGCAGCCCGCAACTGAGGATTGGAATCGTCGGTGGCGAGTTGGTAAGCGGTTACGCCGCATACTTCCGGGCAAGGTTCGGCGGCGCAAACGGAGTGATCGTTGGTGGGTACGGAAACGAGTCGTGCTACTACGTACCCAGTGCGCAGTTCCTGCCGCCTTATTCTTCCGGGGGCAGCTATGAGGGAGGCTGGGACCCGGACCATCCGGGGATCGCGGGTGGCTCGATGACCGTTTACGGACACATCGGTCACTTCCGGGGCGGAACAACGGGCGTAGAAGCCACTGTTATCAACACCCTGAACTCCATGTTCGCCTGACAACCACCAAACGTCGAAGGCCTTGGTCTCCGGAGCAAGGCCTTCGACGTTTGTATCACCATTTTGTAGCGGTATCGATACCCGATTCACGGGCAAATTCATTGACCGGCATGCGGGTTCTGACAACCATGGAGGTGGAGGTCATCATGCGAACCCTGTACCCGGCCGCTGCGGCGATGCTACTGCTCATTGCCGGTTGCTCCAGCCCACCGACACCTTCCACCACGGCAACGCCCGTTCCCTCCGTATCGGCAACTCCTTCAGCATCGGCGACTCCTTCATCATCGGCAACGCCTGCTCCCGAACCGACAGAGCCGGGCAATGGCAGCGGACAAGGCGCCGGCGCACCTGATGATTCGGGCCGGTTCTCGTACCTCTGTTCAAGCCTTAACGAGGCAGTTCCGGACGTGACGTACACAAGCCTTGCGGAGGTTTGGGCTTCCACCGGATATGTCCGTATGGATTCCTGCACTGCGAGCTATGAAGGACCCGCTCCGTTCGAGCCCACCGAAGATGAAGCCCGGATCATCTCCCTAGCTGAGCCCGGTGTCACACCATCCGAGGGCCTCGACGCCTATTTGACCGCATTGGCACTCTGTACACGCGTCAGCGACGAAGCCGCTTCGGAGCTCTTCGGCCGAAGCAGCCGTCAAATGCTGCGGGCCGCAAGTGAGCTATGCCCCAGGGCACCGCAGGGGCGAATCATCGAACTCTGGGCGTCGGGGGAAAGAGCCGGGGACGGCGAGTCTTCGGTGACGAGCGAGGGCCTGGTTCCCGGAAAGTTCCACCTCCGGAAGACCCCGCCGGAAGGCTGCACATGGTCGGTGTCGGCCTCTGACGGCAGCACGAAGGCCAACGGCGGGGCAGCCGAAGGTCAATCAGGAATAATCCTTGAAGAAAAAGACGTACTAGCTAGTGACAAATGCGGAATTTGGGAGAA
This genomic interval from Paenarthrobacter aurescens TC1 contains the following:
- a CDS encoding hypothetical protein (identified by Glimmer2; putative), producing MAFTVSTAKVSISPPLDVNPYMAGYGTLDGGREATSSAPYESLWVRAIVLWENGSPNLIMSVDILALPRSIHQRARERILALAGWSNGDILIQSTHTHNGPAVVDTLHPFMCYGLSDLSMVETYSQHLENDLVDAASEALNASQTAVTLDYKVTTASIAYNRVGLPYLENTVPVIVARKPNGNAAAVIFNYACHPVAAGMRTLFDGDFPAGACNYIENTNPECFALFLQGAAGDQNPMGVPSWELRDEYATKLGAAVDVAMQTPGRSIGSPLQTSYQEVQIPLDITPTAGNMAAVRAAYVSRLPNLDGNPAWYGRHAQVMIGRIDSGSYETSVACPFQVWKFGGSPQLRIGIVGGELVSGYAAYFRARFGGANGVIVGGYGNESCYYVPSAQFLPPYSSGGSYEGGWDPDHPGIAGGSMTVYGHIGHFRGGTTGVEATVINTLNSMFA
- a CDS encoding putative lipoprotein, which translates into the protein MYHHFVAVSIPDSRANSLTGMRVLTTMEVEVIMRTLYPAAAAMLLLIAGCSSPPTPSTTATPVPSVSATPSASATPSSSATPAPEPTEPGNGSGQGAGAPDDSGRFSYLCSSLNEAVPDVTYTSLAEVWASTGYVRMDSCTASYEGPAPFEPTEDEARIISLAEPGVTPSEGLDAYLTALALCTRVSDEAASELFGRSSRQMLRAASELCPRAPQGRIIELWASGERAGDGESSVTSEGLVPGKFHLRKTPPEGCTWSVSASDGSTKANGGAAEGQSGIILEEKDVLASDKCGIWEKIE